From one Leptospira stimsonii genomic stretch:
- a CDS encoding LIC10012 family protein, which yields MLRNLLFFLIFLAHPLLSTSITFLPGKIEGNLPNSFQRIGDRSQEISKFGAFYANLLLRAKVETTERIKDKEIFEKFKSSHFGKEDFLKLCSELSVDYLVRDELHFQNQVSLDRSVYNCTQKQFDELHLTEKSDLFSLMRSMTEKSFPWIPSKKRQIAEISQKKTSKELIFVVDLSPSFQREREEWVQFVKNASWESMTGLRVATFSEGKTTVLPKATSLSEFRTQISSLRSVGKSSLDDLSNALIQVKRNLLSTGAKSQTIQDIIILTNAKGKIPNPTLSSILQDLESNGYGIRLFTAPYFSISQTQYYKGILPKESFFEIAYSRKVSTAKDSKTLIFRGRQIYFTYSELAPGKIGSEASLNKVSYSGKYTESESINPLNFTEIYSELTGDKILASEPLQDNLAYLLSSVLLKGEYKSEGPAVLVKSGERAFWIFLPKGVKIPEQEETVSYQTTYVPSGASVDGVTNVADLTEVYRGNPSQILECTPVQVRNYFQNTNKSSFDCIVRGRVLQVKGL from the coding sequence ATGTTACGAAATTTATTATTTTTCTTAATTTTCTTGGCTCACCCTTTACTCTCTACGAGTATAACTTTCCTTCCCGGAAAGATTGAAGGTAACCTACCAAATTCTTTTCAAAGAATCGGTGACAGATCGCAAGAAATTTCCAAATTTGGGGCTTTTTACGCAAACCTACTCTTAAGGGCCAAAGTAGAAACTACGGAAAGAATTAAAGACAAAGAAATATTTGAAAAATTCAAAAGTTCCCATTTTGGAAAAGAAGATTTTTTAAAGCTCTGTTCCGAACTCTCGGTTGATTACTTAGTGAGAGATGAGCTCCATTTTCAAAATCAAGTTTCATTAGATCGGTCCGTTTATAATTGTACACAAAAGCAATTCGATGAACTGCATCTCACGGAAAAATCGGACCTTTTCTCTTTGATGCGTTCTATGACTGAGAAATCCTTTCCTTGGATTCCATCAAAAAAGAGACAAATAGCGGAAATCAGTCAAAAGAAAACATCGAAAGAGTTGATCTTCGTTGTAGATCTTTCGCCTTCTTTCCAAAGAGAAAGAGAAGAATGGGTTCAATTTGTAAAGAATGCGTCCTGGGAATCGATGACTGGACTTCGAGTCGCTACGTTTTCAGAAGGAAAAACAACCGTTCTCCCGAAAGCGACCTCGCTCTCGGAATTTAGAACTCAAATCTCCAGTCTTAGATCGGTTGGAAAATCTTCGTTGGACGATCTTTCGAATGCTTTGATTCAAGTAAAAAGAAATCTCCTTTCTACTGGTGCGAAATCACAAACTATTCAAGACATAATCATTCTTACAAATGCAAAGGGAAAAATTCCCAATCCAACCTTATCATCTATTTTGCAAGATTTAGAATCAAACGGTTATGGAATTCGACTTTTCACGGCACCTTATTTTTCCATATCACAGACTCAGTATTACAAAGGGATTCTTCCGAAAGAGAGTTTTTTTGAGATCGCGTATTCCCGGAAAGTTAGTACTGCGAAAGATTCGAAAACGTTGATCTTTCGGGGACGGCAGATCTATTTTACGTATTCCGAACTCGCGCCTGGAAAAATAGGATCCGAAGCTTCGCTGAATAAGGTATCCTATTCCGGAAAATACACGGAGTCGGAATCCATCAATCCTCTCAATTTTACAGAAATTTACTCGGAACTTACCGGCGACAAGATTCTCGCCTCGGAGCCTCTTCAGGATAACTTAGCTTATTTGCTTTCGAGCGTACTTTTAAAAGGGGAATATAAATCGGAAGGACCGGCAGTTTTGGTTAAATCCGGAGAGCGGGCTTTTTGGATCTTTTTGCCGAAAGGAGTTAAAATACCCGAACAAGAAGAAACAGTGAGTTATCAAACGACTTATGTTCCTTCAGGCGCTTCAGTGGACGGTGTGACCAATGTCGCGGATCTTACCGAAGTTTATAGAGGAAATCCGTCTCAAATCTTGGAATGTACGCCCGTCCAGGTAAGAAATTATTTTCAAAATACGAACAAAAGTTCTTTCGATTGTATCGTCCGAGGTAGAGTTCTGCAGGTCAAAGGATTATAA
- a CDS encoding adenylate/guanylate cyclase domain-containing protein: MIRILNRFIIYLFIFILLSCNNDFRSNTLDLTNADWKVIQGNHLDLKNGKKDPSSQKYQSIRRGKEKESISNEDWKELPPFPIHFNSFFHIPEQSGFHAVTARLDFSLNADSTLLKMPSALYLAGIGENWEIYLNGILIRSEFPLIGDTQDISEPKIRRTLKSLILSVPSGVLKEGRNIIQLYLVGESNLTPYVPNDHFGFSHATGFRLATFEQINDSTSEYFEVILYGIYFIFGIYHILFYITRKQDLYYLYFGIFSFVSSVYFFALSNLIFQKFVNSNSNIDSSFVYRIEFSSLILILPAFYFFIQDYFYQKQVRRVIPITFVSVLFALFLGIWFCPFSWTHVVLKVSQVTLSFFLFYIFFFLVQAVRQKKRDSIKVLVGLSVCTVFAVWDLFDSIFKIIEHPYPFFKIAYSLFIATIIRILVSRYTRLYKDIQLLNEDLTNQKDAFYRFVPADFIRILDKESPVSISIGDCKEKSMTVLFSDIRDFTSFSKTIQPSQSIEFLNDYLSEMDGLVYQAAGFVDKFVGDDLLALFPDYNDRADKENFNSADNAVESAIRMISLIQSGKIQRKFLNSSPWNLEIGIGIHTGSLIMGTVGNHRKIDTNVLGEAVNLTARLQSLTSLYQSKILISHHTYLQLNRMSDVGIRLIDTVFVKGRNQSADIYEVFEGDSENLREFKFRSKDRIYEGMLEYKAGKFSQASSIFKQLYREEPRDTLSKIYLKRCKLYSTKPPEENWDGIFRYQAK, translated from the coding sequence ATGATCCGGATTCTCAATCGTTTTATAATTTACTTATTTATTTTTATTCTCCTTTCTTGTAACAACGATTTTCGTTCGAATACTTTGGATTTAACCAACGCTGATTGGAAAGTGATCCAAGGCAATCACCTGGATCTAAAAAATGGAAAAAAAGATCCTTCTTCACAAAAATATCAATCGATACGAAGAGGAAAAGAAAAAGAATCCATCTCCAACGAAGATTGGAAGGAATTGCCTCCGTTTCCGATCCACTTTAATTCATTCTTTCATATTCCCGAACAATCAGGCTTTCACGCTGTTACTGCAAGGTTAGATTTTTCTCTCAATGCAGATTCTACATTACTAAAGATGCCGTCAGCACTTTATCTTGCGGGCATCGGTGAGAATTGGGAAATTTATTTAAATGGAATATTAATTCGAAGCGAATTCCCTTTGATCGGCGATACACAGGACATTTCCGAACCGAAAATTCGAAGAACTCTTAAGTCTCTCATTTTGTCGGTTCCCTCCGGCGTATTAAAAGAGGGAAGGAATATAATCCAATTGTATCTCGTTGGCGAATCGAATCTGACTCCCTATGTTCCGAATGATCATTTCGGTTTTTCTCACGCGACCGGTTTTCGACTTGCCACTTTCGAACAGATTAATGATTCAACGTCGGAGTATTTCGAAGTAATCCTCTACGGAATCTACTTTATTTTCGGAATTTATCATATACTTTTTTACATAACCAGAAAACAAGATCTCTATTATCTTTACTTCGGAATCTTTTCCTTTGTCTCTTCCGTTTACTTTTTCGCTTTGTCAAACCTGATCTTCCAAAAATTCGTTAATTCAAATTCAAATATCGATAGCTCCTTTGTTTATAGGATCGAATTTTCTTCTTTGATTTTGATTCTTCCGGCTTTTTATTTTTTCATCCAAGATTATTTCTATCAGAAGCAAGTTAGAAGAGTCATTCCGATCACTTTCGTTTCCGTTCTTTTTGCTTTATTCTTAGGAATTTGGTTTTGTCCGTTTTCCTGGACGCACGTCGTTCTTAAAGTAAGCCAGGTTACATTGAGCTTTTTCTTGTTTTACATTTTTTTCTTTTTGGTTCAAGCGGTTCGACAGAAAAAACGAGACTCGATAAAAGTATTGGTCGGTCTCTCCGTTTGTACCGTCTTTGCGGTCTGGGATTTGTTCGATTCCATTTTTAAAATTATAGAACATCCATATCCGTTTTTTAAGATCGCATATTCGCTGTTTATCGCTACTATCATACGTATTTTAGTCTCGAGATATACTCGACTTTATAAGGATATTCAACTTCTCAATGAGGATCTTACGAATCAGAAAGACGCTTTCTACCGTTTCGTTCCGGCCGATTTTATTCGAATCTTAGATAAGGAATCTCCCGTTTCGATTTCCATCGGAGATTGTAAGGAAAAATCGATGACTGTACTGTTTTCCGATATTCGTGATTTTACATCTTTTTCAAAGACGATCCAACCAAGTCAGTCGATCGAATTCTTAAATGATTATCTTTCTGAAATGGATGGACTCGTGTACCAAGCCGCAGGTTTCGTGGACAAATTCGTGGGGGACGATCTTCTCGCATTGTTTCCCGATTATAATGACCGGGCAGATAAGGAGAATTTTAATTCCGCAGATAACGCAGTTGAATCCGCGATTCGGATGATTTCTTTGATCCAATCCGGGAAAATTCAAAGAAAATTTTTGAACTCCTCCCCATGGAATTTAGAAATCGGAATCGGAATCCATACCGGATCTTTGATTATGGGAACTGTGGGAAACCATAGAAAGATCGATACGAACGTTTTAGGGGAAGCAGTTAATCTTACCGCGAGACTTCAATCCCTTACTTCCCTTTATCAAAGTAAGATTTTAATTTCACATCATACCTACTTGCAACTCAATCGAATGAGCGATGTCGGCATTCGTTTGATAGATACGGTTTTTGTAAAAGGAAGGAATCAATCAGCGGATATCTATGAGGTTTTTGAAGGAGATTCAGAGAATCTTCGGGAATTCAAATTCAGATCGAAAGATAGAATCTATGAAGGAATGCTTGAATACAAGGCGGGTAAATTTTCTCAGGCCTCGAGTATATTCAAACAATTGTATCGCGAAGAACCAAGAGATACTCTTTCTAAGATCTATCTGAAACGTTGTAAGCTTTATTCGACCAAACCACCCGAAGAAAATTGGGATGGGATCTTTCGTTATCAGGCAAAATAG
- a CDS encoding SDR family NAD(P)-dependent oxidoreductase: MSNLFNLKNKTVLVTGSTRGIGKHFALGFREAGAIVYGTGSSEESVKRFEGTGIHGFAADIRQPNAMTSIIESIVKEHGKLDVLVNNAGIAANKPAAFLKEDEIESIIQTNFTGVFRTCASYYKIHKKKGGNIINIASILGMRGTKFASVYSGTKGAVINMTRALAVEWIGSGYRVNAICPGFIDTDMTEMIKEKPEVMEHMVNAIPMGRMGKPEDLVGAAIYLASDASAYVTGQTIVVDGGITAGL, translated from the coding sequence TTGAGCAATCTCTTTAACTTAAAAAATAAAACGGTCCTTGTAACTGGATCTACTCGCGGAATTGGAAAACATTTTGCCCTGGGATTTAGAGAAGCGGGAGCTATCGTTTACGGGACCGGCTCTTCGGAGGAATCGGTAAAAAGATTTGAAGGAACCGGTATTCATGGTTTTGCCGCGGACATTCGTCAACCGAATGCAATGACGTCGATCATAGAATCGATCGTAAAAGAACACGGTAAACTGGATGTACTCGTAAATAACGCGGGAATAGCCGCGAACAAACCGGCGGCCTTCCTAAAGGAAGATGAGATCGAATCGATCATTCAAACAAACTTTACGGGAGTTTTTAGAACCTGTGCATCGTATTACAAGATTCACAAAAAGAAGGGTGGAAACATCATCAATATCGCCTCGATTCTTGGAATGAGAGGAACAAAGTTTGCCTCCGTTTATTCTGGGACCAAAGGTGCGGTAATCAATATGACAAGAGCTTTGGCGGTTGAATGGATCGGCTCCGGTTATCGAGTCAATGCGATTTGTCCGGGCTTTATCGATACGGATATGACGGAAATGATCAAAGAGAAACCCGAAGTGATGGAACATATGGTAAATGCGATTCCGATGGGAAGAATGGGAAAGCCGGAAGATTTGGTCGGTGCCGCAATTTATCTTGCAAGCGATGCTTCCGCCTATGTTACGGGACAAACGATCGTTGTGGATGGGGGAATTACGGCTGGGCTCTAA
- a CDS encoding arsenate reductase family protein yields the protein MKLKVYGYKNCSTCRNALKYLSGKKVELEVLPIREMPPKKSELKTMLKYVGNDSKRLFNTSGGDYKELGLKDKLASMPIEDQLDLLSKNGNLVKRPFVLGEGFGFVGFKEDEWKKQFR from the coding sequence ATGAAACTCAAGGTTTATGGATATAAAAACTGTAGTACTTGCAGAAACGCTCTCAAATACCTTTCCGGTAAAAAAGTAGAATTAGAAGTTCTTCCGATACGAGAAATGCCTCCGAAGAAAAGCGAACTAAAAACTATGTTGAAATACGTCGGAAACGATTCGAAAAGACTCTTCAACACCTCCGGAGGAGATTACAAAGAATTGGGTTTGAAAGACAAGTTGGCTTCTATGCCGATCGAAGATCAATTGGACCTTCTTTCCAAGAACGGTAACTTAGTGAAACGTCCTTTTGTTCTTGGGGAAGGTTTCGGTTTTGTAGGTTTCAAGGAAGACGAATGGAAAAAACAGTTTCGATAA
- the fliG gene encoding flagellar motor switch protein FliG translates to MLNKKTNLTGRQKAAIFLIAVGSEVSSEIFKHLREDEIEQITFEIARLDKITPEDKEKVLVEFNELMMAQEFISNGGIDFARGLLEKALGNQKAIDIINRLTSSLQVRPFDFIRRTDPQHLLNFIQNEHPQTIALILSYLDPQKASNILSNLPHTIQAEVAKRIATMDRVSPDVLREVERVLERKLSTLASEDYTSAGGIDSVVEILNLVDRGTEKTIIEALEEEDPELAEEIKKRMFVFEDIVLLDDRAIQKVMREVDNSDLAKALKSVDTEVQEKIFKNMSKRAANLLREDMDFMGPIRIKDVEDAQQKIVNIIRKLEDAGEIVVARAGEDELVM, encoded by the coding sequence GTGCTCAATAAGAAGACCAACTTAACCGGAAGACAAAAGGCCGCAATTTTTCTAATCGCGGTCGGAAGCGAAGTGTCTTCGGAGATTTTTAAGCACCTCCGAGAAGATGAGATCGAACAGATTACGTTTGAAATCGCCCGTCTCGATAAGATCACACCGGAAGATAAGGAAAAAGTTTTAGTAGAATTCAACGAGCTCATGATGGCTCAAGAATTCATCTCAAACGGTGGTATCGACTTTGCCCGCGGCCTTTTGGAAAAGGCTCTTGGAAACCAGAAAGCGATCGATATCATCAATCGTCTTACTTCCTCGTTACAAGTAAGACCTTTCGACTTTATTCGAAGAACGGATCCTCAGCACTTATTAAACTTTATCCAGAACGAACACCCTCAGACAATCGCTTTGATTCTTTCGTATTTGGATCCACAAAAAGCTTCCAATATTCTTTCCAACCTTCCTCATACGATTCAAGCGGAAGTTGCAAAACGGATCGCGACCATGGACAGGGTGAGTCCGGACGTTTTGAGAGAAGTGGAACGGGTTCTCGAAAGAAAACTTTCCACATTGGCTTCGGAAGACTATACCTCTGCCGGTGGTATCGATTCGGTCGTTGAGATTTTGAACTTGGTAGACCGGGGAACGGAAAAGACGATCATCGAAGCCTTGGAAGAAGAAGATCCGGAACTCGCGGAAGAAATCAAAAAACGGATGTTTGTCTTCGAAGATATCGTTCTTCTCGATGACCGCGCTATTCAGAAAGTCATGAGAGAAGTGGACAACTCCGATCTCGCAAAAGCGTTGAAATCGGTCGATACCGAAGTTCAGGAAAAAATCTTTAAGAACATGTCTAAACGTGCGGCAAACCTTTTACGGGAGGACATGGACTTTATGGGTCCGATCCGAATTAAGGACGTGGAAGACGCACAGCAAAAAATCGTAAACATCATTCGTAAACTGGAAGACGCCGGTGAAATCGTTGTCGCTCGCGCGGGTGAAGACGAACTGGTTATGTGA
- a CDS encoding nucleoside triphosphate pyrophosphatase encodes MIVLRSRSPRRKQVLESLDLDFRVEPEDIDERSFQNESPLEYLKRITLSKLGKKTEKELLVSCDTIVVHNQRILQKPVDFEEAVAILESLSGKTHIVYSGLGIYDRGLEQFAFDSSKVTFRDWTKEQIIEYIETYSPFDKAGSYGIQDTNGPVKRYEGSYTNILGFPIRMFFQYHRIWEKYLKGNQA; translated from the coding sequence ATGATCGTCCTAAGATCCAGATCCCCTCGCCGAAAACAGGTTTTGGAATCTCTGGATCTAGATTTTCGAGTGGAACCGGAAGACATCGACGAACGCTCGTTTCAAAACGAAAGTCCATTGGAATACCTCAAACGAATCACACTTTCGAAATTGGGAAAAAAGACCGAGAAAGAGCTACTTGTTTCCTGCGATACGATTGTAGTCCACAATCAACGGATTCTTCAAAAACCCGTCGATTTTGAAGAAGCAGTCGCCATTTTAGAAAGTTTATCCGGCAAAACTCATATCGTATATTCCGGTTTGGGAATCTACGATCGCGGTCTGGAACAATTCGCATTCGATTCCTCCAAAGTGACCTTTCGAGATTGGACAAAAGAGCAAATCATCGAATACATTGAAACATATTCACCTTTTGATAAGGCGGGAAGTTACGGAATTCAGGACACAAATGGTCCTGTCAAACGTTACGAAGGTTCGTACACAAACATCCTCGGCTTTCCGATCCGGATGTTTTTTCAGTATCATAGAATTTGGGAAAAATATTTAAAAGGAAATCAAGCGTAG
- a CDS encoding helix-turn-helix domain-containing protein encodes MNSDEHIFISNASNSVKILDRLKSFSQNGMPLFVTGGPGTGKTFIAQLIANLSGRKPSFKIVDSENLEKESALENFLSQDQNTYFVFKNFTKAPKEVQAHLLRKLRENQTDSRFVFLSGKEWKQKLESGDILESLYLEISNYRLDLPDLRERKEDIPLLIKHFLEILSDKYKRKETRLSEKLYHLLLNYDFPGNIRQLRNLLESMVSLFPVRVLDTKHLPPQMFETSYVYKEFIEVRTGIPLRDYEREIIKKNLILVNGNREKAAKILGISERTIYRKIIEFGLSGEAE; translated from the coding sequence TTGAATTCCGACGAACATATTTTTATCAGCAACGCATCCAACTCGGTTAAAATATTAGATCGACTCAAATCGTTTTCCCAAAATGGAATGCCCCTCTTTGTCACTGGCGGACCCGGCACCGGGAAGACCTTCATTGCTCAATTGATCGCCAACCTTTCCGGGAGGAAACCGTCCTTTAAAATTGTAGATTCGGAAAACCTTGAAAAAGAATCCGCGTTGGAAAATTTCCTTTCTCAAGATCAAAACACTTACTTCGTATTTAAGAATTTTACAAAAGCTCCCAAAGAAGTCCAAGCGCACTTACTCAGAAAGCTACGCGAAAATCAAACCGATTCCAGATTTGTTTTTTTATCAGGTAAGGAATGGAAACAAAAATTGGAGTCCGGTGATATCTTAGAATCCTTATATCTTGAAATTTCGAATTACAGATTGGATCTTCCGGATCTTCGAGAAAGGAAAGAGGACATCCCTCTTCTTATAAAACATTTTTTAGAAATACTTTCGGACAAATACAAACGAAAAGAAACGAGACTAAGTGAAAAACTCTATCACTTACTTTTGAATTACGATTTTCCAGGTAATATTCGACAGTTGCGAAATTTATTGGAGAGTATGGTTTCTTTGTTCCCGGTTCGAGTTTTAGATACAAAGCACCTTCCTCCGCAGATGTTCGAAACCTCTTATGTTTATAAAGAATTTATAGAAGTAAGAACGGGAATTCCGCTTCGAGATTATGAAAGAGAAATCATAAAAAAGAATCTGATTTTAGTGAATGGGAATCGAGAAAAAGCCGCGAAAATTTTAGGGATTTCGGAAAGAACGATTTATAGAAAGATTATAGAATTCGGTCTTTCCGGCGAAGCTGAATAA
- the holA gene encoding DNA polymerase III subunit delta: MATKTKEYKNTIEFLSDVGKELPSIVFVAAKESYEFEILAEKYKEAIRKSGESIEIVIFVSEPGDFERFQSEAFNLDMFSNRKLFIIKSGLEFFKPVSGGKGKNNESLQKQFSNFPESIQLLVHYNHWEVPSKVLQLFGGKANLIKTKNFYPNETKGGLLQACKEIGVQLEEDAMDEFLHKIPPSMGAYLQSLSKLKLYLSKKIFNKQDIEDVLLFNSELNSSGLVDFFMESDRIRFFKEFRKFQKGKDSLLLFFMILKERIDQLRKYKIISRKYETTLSDEEVYEYLDIQSYSPARKNFVRNRLKKEATFFSDKIIGDLYDFIIDMNIRIKTGSEKEESEFYFNRKMEDFFIQLRRKDRIL; this comes from the coding sequence ATGGCGACTAAAACTAAAGAATACAAAAATACGATCGAGTTTCTTTCGGATGTCGGAAAGGAGCTTCCCTCGATCGTTTTCGTAGCCGCAAAAGAATCCTATGAATTCGAAATTCTCGCTGAGAAATACAAAGAAGCAATTCGCAAAAGCGGAGAATCGATCGAAATCGTAATCTTTGTCTCGGAGCCGGGTGATTTCGAAAGATTTCAATCGGAAGCCTTTAACCTGGACATGTTTTCCAATCGAAAATTGTTCATTATCAAATCGGGACTTGAATTTTTTAAACCGGTTTCCGGTGGAAAGGGAAAGAACAATGAATCTTTACAAAAACAATTCTCCAACTTTCCCGAATCCATTCAGCTCTTAGTTCATTACAATCACTGGGAAGTTCCGAGCAAGGTTCTTCAACTTTTTGGCGGAAAAGCCAATCTAATCAAAACGAAAAATTTTTATCCGAACGAAACCAAGGGCGGACTTCTACAAGCTTGCAAAGAAATCGGAGTTCAATTGGAAGAAGATGCGATGGACGAGTTTCTGCACAAGATTCCTCCTTCGATGGGCGCGTATTTGCAATCGCTTTCAAAACTGAAACTCTATCTTAGCAAGAAGATTTTTAACAAACAAGATATCGAAGACGTTCTTCTTTTTAATTCGGAACTCAACTCGAGCGGCCTGGTGGATTTTTTTATGGAATCGGATCGAATCCGTTTTTTTAAGGAATTCAGAAAATTTCAGAAAGGGAAGGATTCCCTTCTTCTATTTTTTATGATTCTAAAAGAAAGAATCGATCAACTTCGAAAATACAAAATCATTTCTAGAAAGTATGAAACGACTCTTTCCGACGAAGAAGTTTACGAGTATTTGGACATTCAATCTTATAGTCCGGCAAGAAAGAATTTCGTGAGAAACCGTCTGAAAAAGGAAGCAACATTCTTTTCCGATAAGATCATCGGAGACCTTTACGATTTTATCATTGATATGAATATTAGAATCAAAACCGGATCAGAAAAGGAAGAATCGGAATTCTATTTCAATCGAAAGATGGAAGATTTTTTTATTCAGCTTCGCCGGAAAGACCGAATTCTATAA
- a CDS encoding FG-GAP-like repeat-containing protein: MRFRLLFISTIVIFLESCAVKSMNNFCDEKGSLFYKNLIVSYFINGGEANSCGVSFGAPRPRLLSVGPKGLLNSGFVSGDFDSSVSGVEVSLDSGPFLPAIISGNQWKFQLPAPAVPGTIPGSGIWKDWSLHSIGIRSVTSNGQRSIPVVATVQKGLNKDINGDGYPDALIGSQNSARARAYLSLGQAKGLDPSPITTINGASGFGYSVVLADIDGDGYADATISNTAANFAIFLSLGSSGVLSTTPLTPTTVGTGLLNLAAGDINGDGFSDIVVGSPYDAGNVGNVYAFTSNAVIGQGVSYVQQVSNPGLAGSTQFYGYAIALGDINGDLKSDLMVGAVGSAQNGALFVHLSLGNSFAAQSQTIPGAISNTWYANAAATADVNRDGLADLVLGAYQESGSSGRTYLYLSNSGILTNAINSPVTGISSSQSATSVASGDINGDGYSDILNGGYAYTNAFPGQGSAQTFLFDTNISGLNSTFLNFLTQAVNQGNMGNVISTGDINGDGFSDFLVGAPNSIGGGAFIGKVYLYFSDGAGGYTSAPQIFTDPDATGAFGSSVDL; this comes from the coding sequence ATGAGATTCCGTCTTCTTTTCATTTCTACTATCGTTATCTTTCTAGAATCCTGCGCCGTGAAATCGATGAACAATTTCTGTGATGAAAAGGGATCTCTTTTTTATAAGAATTTAATAGTGAGTTATTTCATTAATGGAGGCGAAGCGAATTCTTGCGGAGTTAGTTTCGGTGCTCCTCGTCCACGCCTTTTGAGCGTAGGACCAAAGGGTCTTTTGAATTCCGGTTTTGTTTCCGGGGATTTTGATTCTTCCGTTTCTGGAGTGGAAGTCTCTTTAGATTCGGGTCCGTTTCTTCCGGCAATTATTTCCGGAAATCAATGGAAATTTCAACTTCCCGCGCCTGCTGTTCCGGGCACAATCCCAGGTTCCGGCATTTGGAAAGACTGGAGTTTGCATTCAATAGGAATTCGTTCCGTTACCTCGAACGGACAAAGGTCCATTCCGGTGGTAGCGACCGTACAAAAAGGTTTGAATAAAGATATCAATGGTGATGGTTACCCGGACGCGCTCATCGGCTCGCAAAACTCTGCTCGTGCAAGAGCCTATTTATCTCTGGGTCAGGCGAAGGGATTGGATCCTTCACCGATAACAACGATTAACGGAGCGAGCGGTTTTGGATATTCCGTCGTTCTGGCTGATATCGATGGCGATGGATATGCGGACGCGACTATATCCAATACAGCCGCGAACTTTGCGATCTTCCTTTCTTTAGGATCCAGTGGAGTACTTTCTACCACACCTTTGACCCCGACGACGGTTGGAACAGGACTTTTAAATCTTGCGGCTGGGGATATCAATGGAGACGGATTTTCCGATATCGTCGTCGGGTCGCCATACGATGCGGGCAACGTAGGAAATGTTTACGCATTTACATCCAACGCAGTGATCGGACAAGGCGTAAGTTACGTTCAACAAGTGAGCAATCCTGGACTTGCCGGAAGTACACAATTTTACGGATATGCAATCGCTCTCGGCGATATCAACGGAGATTTAAAATCGGACTTGATGGTTGGAGCGGTTGGGTCAGCCCAAAACGGAGCGCTCTTTGTTCATCTTTCCCTAGGGAATTCTTTCGCGGCGCAGTCTCAAACGATCCCGGGTGCAATTTCAAATACCTGGTATGCAAATGCCGCGGCTACTGCCGACGTAAATCGGGACGGTCTTGCTGACTTAGTTTTAGGAGCTTATCAAGAATCCGGTTCCTCAGGCAGAACGTATCTTTATTTATCCAATTCGGGAATTCTTACAAACGCAATCAATAGTCCGGTTACGGGAATTTCAAGCTCGCAATCCGCAACATCGGTTGCCTCCGGCGATATCAATGGGGACGGATATTCCGATATTTTAAACGGGGGATACGCCTACACAAATGCTTTTCCGGGGCAAGGAAGTGCTCAGACTTTCTTATTTGATACAAATATTTCCGGACTTAATTCTACTTTTTTGAATTTCTTAACCCAGGCTGTAAATCAAGGAAACATGGGCAATGTAATTAGTACGGGGGATATCAATGGAGACGGTTTTAGCGACTTTCTCGTTGGTGCCCCGAATTCGATCGGTGGTGGTGCCTTTATTGGTAAGGTCTATTTGTATTTTTCCGATGGAGCCGGTGGTTATACTTCAGCTCCACAGATCTTTACCGATCCCGATGCGACAGGGGCCTTCGGAAGTTCCGTTGACTTGTGA
- a CDS encoding L-threonylcarbamoyladenylate synthase, giving the protein MIISLNPINPEKRKLQQISEDLLEGKVFIFPTDTVYALVADSQSKLGVEKLYELKNIPKNQPLSLLCPSISVASNYIEYLPNEAFRLMKKLTPGPFTFIIRANKNLPRVSFSNQKEKQIGIRIPDAIYLQELMKIHPNPLTSTSVFANDEFIIEVDSLEEIYGSRVEGIIDGGIVAVELSTILDVTGDQMVVVREGKGSDLL; this is encoded by the coding sequence ATGATTATTTCCCTCAACCCAATCAATCCTGAAAAAAGGAAACTCCAACAGATTTCTGAAGATCTGTTGGAAGGTAAGGTTTTTATTTTTCCGACAGACACAGTTTACGCGCTTGTCGCGGATTCCCAATCCAAATTGGGAGTGGAAAAATTATACGAGTTGAAGAATATTCCGAAAAACCAACCTCTTTCACTTCTCTGCCCGAGTATTTCCGTAGCCTCGAATTATATCGAATATCTTCCCAACGAAGCGTTTCGATTGATGAAAAAATTAACTCCCGGTCCGTTTACGTTTATCATTCGGGCGAATAAAAATCTTCCACGAGTTTCCTTTTCCAATCAGAAAGAAAAACAAATCGGGATAAGAATTCCGGACGCAATCTATCTTCAGGAATTAATGAAAATTCATCCGAACCCCCTCACCTCAACGTCCGTATTTGCGAACGATGAGTTTATTATCGAGGTGGATTCTCTGGAAGAGATTTACGGTTCTCGGGTTGAAGGGATTATCGACGGAGGAATCGTCGCGGTCGAGCTTTCAACGATTCTCGATGTTACTGGGGATCAAATGGTCGTTGTTAGAGAAGGAAAGGGTTCGGACCTCCTATAA